A genomic segment from Flammeovirga pectinis encodes:
- a CDS encoding phophatidylserine decarboxylase associated domain-containing protein: protein MQKVTKNYRVGKWLSSDQKFLESWLEKLIHHVDNNPKKLLPPVQDLKDLIEGDNYYKNLFTNMFSEVPKKAPYKNDPTNKPQIRDYDHMLSLMNEIMTQPPYFNKTGLVGFPINAILDWPMGTVSGYVAFLDKKVNEKLKAILQYWSAFLSSQESAKVLNTSESGWLNDYALEQMCDAAYGSNFLDLFETKSDKKEESYGFTSWDNFFTRQFKEGVRPVAGEDNDNIIANACESAPYRLVTNVAEKEEFWIKGQPYSLTDMLAGDDLTSQFVGGTVYQAFLNALSYHRWHSPVSGTIKKIVFVDGSYYSESYYEGFSNQQGPDDSAPNNSQAFLTEVATRAIVFIEADNPAIGLMAFMSIGMAEVSSNDVTVKEGQHVSKGEQLGMFHFGGSTHCLFFRPEVDLAFDLHGQNASLESHNIPLRSKIAEIYTKTPETKEVTVQASQKFQKTGVKVTSKSLAKIEYVKGLWTADPTQEAGLYGAAGNPNSAIDLAPKGYTLEGEKVGALIGKVGEKTFFIGNYATIPQGVEGELELCINDASNDFDNNLGDVTVKVSVG, encoded by the coding sequence ATGCAAAAGGTTACAAAAAATTACCGTGTAGGGAAATGGCTTTCATCAGATCAAAAATTTCTTGAAAGTTGGTTAGAAAAATTAATTCATCATGTTGATAATAATCCTAAAAAACTTTTACCTCCAGTGCAGGATTTAAAAGACCTTATTGAGGGAGATAATTATTATAAGAATTTATTTACGAATATGTTTAGCGAGGTGCCTAAAAAAGCACCTTACAAAAACGATCCTACAAATAAACCTCAAATTAGAGATTACGATCATATGTTGTCATTAATGAATGAAATAATGACGCAACCTCCATATTTTAATAAGACAGGTTTAGTTGGTTTCCCAATAAATGCAATACTAGACTGGCCAATGGGTACAGTATCTGGATATGTAGCCTTTTTAGATAAAAAAGTTAACGAAAAATTAAAAGCAATTCTTCAATATTGGAGTGCATTCTTATCAAGTCAAGAATCTGCTAAAGTATTAAACACCAGCGAGTCTGGTTGGTTAAACGACTACGCTTTAGAGCAAATGTGTGATGCTGCTTATGGCTCAAACTTCTTAGATTTATTCGAAACTAAATCAGATAAAAAAGAAGAAAGTTATGGTTTTACCTCATGGGATAACTTCTTCACAAGACAGTTTAAAGAAGGCGTAAGACCTGTTGCAGGAGAAGATAATGATAATATTATTGCAAATGCATGTGAGTCTGCTCCATACAGATTAGTCACTAATGTTGCAGAAAAAGAAGAATTCTGGATTAAAGGACAACCTTATTCTTTAACAGATATGTTAGCTGGAGACGACCTTACTTCTCAATTTGTTGGAGGTACGGTTTACCAAGCATTCTTAAATGCATTAAGTTACCACAGATGGCATAGCCCAGTTAGCGGTACTATTAAGAAAATTGTATTTGTTGATGGTTCTTATTATTCTGAAAGCTATTATGAAGGTTTTTCTAACCAACAAGGCCCAGATGATTCAGCACCTAACAACTCACAAGCATTCTTAACAGAAGTAGCAACAAGAGCAATTGTTTTTATTGAAGCTGATAATCCTGCAATTGGACTAATGGCGTTTATGTCGATTGGTATGGCAGAAGTATCATCAAATGATGTCACCGTAAAAGAAGGGCAGCATGTATCTAAAGGAGAGCAATTAGGTATGTTCCACTTTGGTGGGTCTACTCACTGTTTATTCTTTAGACCAGAAGTAGATTTAGCATTTGATTTACATGGTCAAAATGCAAGCCTTGAATCACATAACATTCCTTTAAGATCAAAAATTGCTGAAATATATACTAAAACACCAGAAACAAAAGAAGTAACGGTTCAGGCGAGCCAAAAATTTCAAAAAACAGGTGTGAAAGTGACATCAAAATCATTAGCAAAAATTGAATACGTAAAAGGTTTATGGACAGCTGACCCTACGCAAGAAGCAGGTCTTTATGGAGCAGCAGGTAATCCTAATTCTGCTATTGACCTTGCGCCTAAAGGGTATACTTTAGAAGGTGAAAAAGTAGGTGCTTTAATTGGTAAAGTAGGAGAGAAAACGTTCTTTATTGGTAATTATGCAACTATACCTCAAGGTGTAGAAGGAGAGTTAGAATTGTGTATAAATGATGCTTCTAATGACTTTGACAATAACTTAGGTGATGTAACAGTTAAGGTTAGTGTTGGTTAA